Within Thermus sp. CCB_US3_UF1, the genomic segment CTTCCCGGTGGGCGGTGTGCTTATCGCACCAGGGGCAGTACTTCTTCAGCTCCAGCTTGGAGGTGGTGTTGCGCTTGTTCTTCTCGGTGGCGTAGTTGCGGCGTTTGCACTCCGTGCACTCCAAGAGGATTTTGATGCGGACCTCGCTGGCCATGCCTCACCTCACAAAGGGGGGAGGAAGCCCTCCCCCCAGGGCTTACTCCAGGATCTTGGTGACCACGCCGGCGCCCACGGTCCGCCCACCCTCCCGGATGGCAAACCGCAAACCCTCCTCCAACGCCACCGGCTTGATCAGCTCCACCACAAACGTCACGTTGTCCCCAGGCATCACCATCTCCACCCCCTGGGGCAACTCCACCACCCCCGTCACATCCGTCGTCCTAAAGTAAAACTGCGGACGGTACCCCGTGAAAAAACCCGTGTGCCGCCCACCCTCCTCCTTCTTCAAGATGTACACCGAAGCCTCAAACTTCGTGTGCGGCGTAATGCTCCCAGGCTTCGCTAAAACCTGCCCCCGCTCCACCTCGTCCCGCCCTACACCCCGCAGGAGCAAACCTACATTGTCCCCAGCTATCCCCTCCTGCAAAGTCTTCCGGTGCATCTCTACACCGGTCACCACCGTCTTCCGCGTCTCCGGAGCAAGGCCCACAATCTCCACCTCGTCCCCAACCTTCACCTTGCCCCGCTCAATCCGCCCCGTGGCTACCGTCCCACGACCCGTGATGGTAAACACGTCCTCCACCGGCATCAAGAACGGCTTGTCCACGTCCCGCTGCGGCGTGGGAATGTACCTGTCAATGGCGTCCAACAGCTCCCAAATCCGGTCCACCCACTCGTTCTCCCCTCGCTTCGTCTGGGGGTTCTTGTGCATCTGCTCCAGCGCCAAAAGCGCACTCCCGCGAATCACCGGAACCTCATCCCCAGGAAACTCGTACTGGTTCAAAAGGTCCCTCACCTCCATCTCCACCAGGTCCAAAAGCTCGGGGTCGTCCACCATGTCCACCTTGTTCATGAACACCACGATGTACGGAACCCCCACCTGCCGCGCCAACAAAATGTGCTCCCGCGTCTGCGGCATCGGCCCGTCCGCCGCCGACACCACAAGAATCGCCCCGTCCATCTGGGCCGCACCCGTAATCATGTTCTTGATGTAGTCCGCGTGCCCAGGACAATCCACGTGGGAGTAGTGCCGCGCCGCCGTCTCGTACTCCACGTGCGCCGTGTTGATGGTAATCCCCCGCGCACGCTCCTCCGGCGCCTTGTCAATCTCCCCGTAGTCCTTCACCTCCACATTGGGGTTCTCCGCCGCCGCTACAAACGTCAGCGCCGCCGTCAGCGTCGTCTTCCCGTGGTCCACGTGCCCAATCGTCCCCACGTTCACGTGGGGCTTCGTGCGGATAAACTCGCCCTTGGCCATGGTTCCTCCTTCTTGCTTGCACGCAAAGGCCGCCCTGGGAGCCTGAGGCCCAGGGCAGACAAAAAGATGGAGCTCGCGGCCGGGCTCGAACCGGCGACCTCACCCTTACCAAGGGTGTGCTCTACCTGCTGAGCTACGCGAGCTCGTGGAGCGGGAGACGGGACTCGAACCCGCGACCCTCGGCTTGGGAAGCCGATGCTCTACCAACTGAGCTACTCCCGCATGGGGGTGTGCTGGGCACACCTGGTGGGCAGGGCTGGATTCGAACCAGCGTAGGCATACGCCAACGGTTTTACAGACCGTCCCCTTTGGCCGCTCGGGCACCTGCCCACGCACCACCTCTTGCTGGAGCCACCCAGGGGAGTTGAACCCCCAACCCCCCGATTACAAGTCGGGTGCTCTGCCAGTTGAGCTAGGGTGGCAGGACGGGGGATAGGACCCTGTCCGAGGGATTAGGCTAACACACCAAGGGGAAAGTGTCAAGATAAAGGCATGCGCATCGTACCTTTTGGCGCCGCCCGGGAGGTGACGGGCAGCTGCCACCTCCTCCTGGCCGAGGGGCGGCAGGTCCTCTTGGACTGCGGCATGTTCCAAGGACGGGAGGAGGGGAAGAACCAGGAGCCCTTTGGCTTCCAGCCTTCCCGCTTGGCCGCGGTGGTCCTGAGCCACGCCCACCTGGACCACGTGGGCCGCCTGCCCAAGCTCTTCCGCGAAGGGTACCGGGGACCGGTCTACGCCACCCGGGCCACGGCCCTCCTCATGCGCATCGTGCTGGAGGATGCCCTCAAGGTGATGGAGGAGCCTTTTTTTGACGAGGAGGACCTGGAAACCCTCTTTCGGCACCTAAAGCCCCTGGAGTACGGAGAGTGGCTGCGCCTGGGCGACCTCACCCTCTCCTTGGGCCAGGCAGGCCACCTGCCGGGAAGCGCCTTCGTGGTGGTCCATGGGGAGGGGAAGACCCTGGTCTACAGCGGGGACCTGGGGAACCGGCAAAAGCAGGTCCTTCCTGACCCTTCCCTTCCCCCCAAGGCGGACCTGGTCCTCTCGGAAGGCACGTACGGGGACCGGCCCCACCGGCCTTTCCCGGAAACGGTGGCCGAGTTCCTAGGGATCCTGGGGCACACCTTGGCCCAGGGGGGGAAGGCCTTCATCCCCACCTTTGCCGTGGAAAGGGCCCAGGAAATCCTGTACGTGCTCTACCAGCATGGCCACCGCCTGCCCCGGGCCCCCATCTACCTGGACTCCCCCATGGCCGAGCGGGTCCTGGAGCTCTACCCCCACCTGGTGCGTTACTTCAGCGAGGAGGTACAGCTTTACTTCCTCCAGGGGAAAAACCCCTTCCGCCCCCCGGGCCTTCAGGTGGTGGAGAGCGCGGAGGTTTCCCGGGCCCTGACCCGGGAGGAGGGGCCCATGGTGGTCCTGGCCGGCAGCGGCATGCTCACCGGGGGACGGATCCTGCACCACCTCAAGCACGGCCTGGCCGACCCCAAAAACGCCTTGATCTTCGTGGGCTACCAGCCTCGAGGGGGGCTGGGGGCGGAGATCATCGCCAGGCCGGAAAGGGTGCGTCTCCTGGGCCAGGAGGTGCCCTTGAGGGCCAGCGTCCACACCCTGGGCGGTTTCTCGGGGCATGCCGGCCAGGACGAGCTTTTGGCCTGGCTGGAAGGCCAGCCCCGGGTGGTCCTGGTCCACGGGGAGGAGGAGAAGCTCCAGGGGCTGGGCGCCCTTCTGGCCTCGCGGGGCCAGGAGGCCAGCCTGGCCACCTTTGGGGAAGGGGTGGAGGTGTAGGCCTAGGGGGCGGCGCGGAAGCCCAGGCGCTCCAAGACCATGCGGGTGGCAGGGCTTTTGTTGAGGGTGTAGAAATGCACCCCCTCCACCCCCGCTTGCAAGAGCTCGGCCACCTGGCGGGCGGCGTGTTCCACGCCGATCTCCAGGATGACCTGGGGGTCGTTCTGGTGGCGCTCCAGCTGGGAGAGGAGGGGCCCGGGGATGCTGGCCCCGCAGACCTCGGTGAAGCGGCGGAGCTGGGGGTAACTGGTGATGGGCATGATGCCGGGGAGGATGGGAATGCCGATCCCTACCCGCCGGGCCCGCTCTAGAAAGCCAAAGTAGTGGGCGTTGTTGAAGAAGAGCTGGGTGATGGCGAAGTCCAGCCCTGCCTCCACCTTGGCCTTGAAGTGGCGCAGGTCGGCCTCGAGGCTTTCGCTTTCCGGGTGGCCCTCGGGGTACGCCGCCCCCCCCACGGAAACCCCTTCCCCGTAGCGCTGACGGATGAAGGCCACCAGCTCAGCCGCGTAGCGGAAGCCCTGGGGATGGGGCCGGAAGACCCTCTCCCCTTGGGGGGGGTCGCCGCGGAGGGCCAGGAGGTTTTCCACCCCCACGGCCACGAACCGCTCCAACACCCCCTCCACCTCCTTCCGGCTCTGGCCGGCCACGGTGAGGTGGGCCAGGGGCAGAAGGCCCAGGCGGCGGATGCGCTCCGCCCAGGCCACGCTCCTTTCCCGGGTGCTCCCCATGGCCCCATAGGTGATGGAGACAAAGGCTGGACGGAAGGCCTTCAGTTCCCCCATGGTGCGGAAAAGCGCCTCCTCCCCTTCCGGGGTCTTGGGGGGGAAGAACTCAAAGGAAAAGAGGGGCCCCCTGCCCGCCCTAAGGAGGTCCCGGATTTTCATGCGACCGAGTGTAGCCCCTCCCCCACCCCCGGTCAAGGGTGGCAGAATGGGGCCATGGTGGAGGTTCCCGAGATCCCCAAGGCGGCCAGCCTGGAGCTTCCCGCCAAGGAGACGGCCCTCATCGTGGTGGACATGCAAAACGACTTCGCCCACCCCCAAGGGGCCCTCTTTGTGCCCGAGGCTCCCAAAAGCGTCCCCGCCATCAGGCTCCTCCTGGAAAGGGCCCGGGGGGCGGGGGTGCGGGTGGTCTACACCCAGGACTGGCACCGCGAGGACGACCCCGAGTTCCAGATCTGGCCCCGGCACGCGGTGGCCGGCACCTGGGGGGCAGAGATCCTGGAAGAACTCCGCCCGGAGCCGGGGGACCTGGTGGTGCAGAAGGTGCGCTACGACGCCTTCTACGGCACCCCCCTGGACCACTACCTGCACCTTTGGGGGGTGAAGCACCTGGTGGTCACGGGTACGGTGGCCAACATCTGCGTGCTGCACACCGCGGGATCGGCTGCCCTCCGCTGGTACAGCGTGGTCCTCCCCGAGGACGCCACCAGCGCCCTGACCCCCTTTGACCTCCAGGCCGCCCTACGGCAGATCACCTTCCTCTACCAGGGGAAGGTGACGCGGGCCGAAGGGGTGCGGTTTGTTTGAGCGCCCTGTCCTGCACGGCCTTCCGGAAGGCTTGGACCCCGCCCCCTTCCCCCAGCAGGATCCTTTCTGGGTGCTGGCGGAAAGCCTCCCGGCCGAGGCCCCAGACCCCGAAGGGGTCCGGGGGCTAAAGCGGGCGCGGGGGATGGGACCCTGGAGGGGGAGGATGCCTTGGGCCTTCGGCCTGGGATGGCCCGAGGCCTGGCCCGTGGACGACCTGGGGGCAAAGCGGGCGGCCTGGGCCCCCTTGGGGGTGGGAAAGGCCGGGCCTTTCGCCCCTGGCGAGGCCTTCCCCCCCTACCGCAGCCACCTATGGCCGAGCCGGGTCTAATCCCCTTGGCCATGGCGGCCCCCCTAGGGGAGGTGGGCCTCCTCCAGCGGGCCCAAGTCCTGGGCTTTCCCCTGGCGGAGACCTGGGTGGAGGGGCTTTGGGAAGAGTTCAGCCGCCTCAACAACCTGCCCGACCGCCTGGGGCGGCTCTTCCAGGGGGTGTTCGGGGTCCGGGTGGACGAGGAACGCCTTCTCCTGGCCGCGGAGGAGGCGCAAAGGGCGGTGCGGGAGAGCTACCTCCTCCCCGAGCGGGCGGAAGCCTTCCTCCGCACCCTGGGCCCTGGAGGCTTCCTCCTGCGCCGGGCGGGAGAGGAAGGCTTCCACAAGGCCTCCGGAGCCCAGGAGGCCCTCTTCGCCCTCAAGCGCCTGTGGGCGGAAGCCTTCCGGGTGGAGGCCATCCTGGCGCGCTCCCCGGACCTCCTGGCCCAGCCCGCCCCGGTCCTGGTGCAACGGGCGGGAGGGGCCGAGGAGGACCCCTTCCTCTCCCTGGACCTGAGCCGGGCCCTGGGCCAGCCTGTGGTGGCCTACGCCTGGGAGGGACACCTGGTGCGGATAGAATCCTCCCATGGTGGATAGCCACGTCCACACCCCCCTGTGCGGCCACGCGGAAGGGGCCCCGGGGGAGTACCTGTTCCAGGCGCAAAAGCAGGGGCTAAAGGGCCTGGTCTTCACCGACCACAGCCCCATGCCCCCCTGGTACGACCCGGGAAGCCGCATGGGCCTGGCCGAGCTTCCCTTCTACCTATTGGCCCTGGAACGGGTGCGGGAAACCCATCCGGAGGTCTACGTGGGGATTGGCCTCGAGGCCGACTTCCACCCCGGCACCGAGGACTTCGTGCGCACCCTCCTCCGGAGCTACCCCTTGGACTACGTGATCGGGAGCGTCCACTACCTGGGGGCCTGGCCCCTGGACCATCCCGACCACCAGGGGGAGTACGCCTGGCGGGACCTCAAGGAGGTCTACCGCGCCTACTTCCGCGAGGTGGCCAAGGCGGCGCAAAGCGGCCTCTTCCACGCCATCGGCCACCTGGACCTACCCAAGAAGTTCGGCCACCGCCTGGAGGAGGAAGCCCTTCTGGAACTGGCCGAGCCTGCCCTCCAGGCGGTGGCCGAGGCGGGGCTCTTTCTGGACGTGAACACCGCCGGCCTACGGAACCCGGCCCAGGAGGTCTACCCCGCCCCCGTCCTCCTCCAGCGGGCCCGGGAGCTGGGCATTGGGGTGGTCCTGGGCTCGGATGCCCACCGCCCGGAACAGGTGGGCTTCGCCTTCAGGGAGGCCTCGGCCCTCCTCCGCCGGCTGGGCTACAGGGAGGCCCACTATTTCCAGGAAGGTAAGCCCCGGGCCTACCCCTTGTCCAGGGCCCCGTAAACCCGCTCCCCTTCAGGCCCCAGATCCAGGTGGGAACGCTCGCCCCCAGCCGCCTCGTAGGCCCGTACCGCCGCCACCAGGCGGGCAAAGGCCTCGGCGCAGGGGTCAGGGGCCGGGGCTTCGTACTCCATGTAGGTCACCCGTTCGTACTCGGGGCCATACTCCTGGGCCTCCTCCTCCACGCAGGCACGGTAGCGGCGAAGGGCCTCCTCCACCCGTTGGCGCGCCTCTTCCACGGGGGTCATACCCATCCCCTCCTTAGCCTGATTATATTAGGTTTTCTTACTGCGAAATCTAAGGCTAGCCGCGGGAATGGGCCCTTCCTGGAAGCGCTCCTCCCGCCAAGGATCCCCCCGCCAGTGGTAGCCCAGCCTCTCCCAAAACCCCAGCTCCAGGTGGTCCAGAAGCTCTATGGCCTGCACCCACTTGGCGCTCTTCCAGGCATAGAGGTGGGGGACGAGCAGGCGCACCGGCCCTCCCCGCTCAGGGGGAAGGGGCCGGCCGAAAAGGGTGTGGGCCAAAAGGACATCCTCCCGCAGGAGGTCCTCCAGGAGGAGGTTGGTGGTGTAGCCCCCGTAGCTGTGGACCAGGACCGCCACCGCCTCCGGCCTGGGCCTGGCCCGTTCCAGGAGAACCCGGGCCTGTACCCCCTTCCAGGCCACGTCCAGGCGGCTCCAGCGGGTTACGCAGTGGAAATCCCGCACCACCTCCACCTGGGGTAGGGCCAGGAGGTCGGCGTAGCCGAGGACCAGGGGGGCCTCCACCAACCCGCGCACCTCCAGCCGCCAGGTTTCGGGGGAAACCCTAGGCTCTTCCCCATAGGTGAGGATGGGGAAGCGCTGGGTGAGGATCTGCCCCGGGGGTACCCTGTCCATACGCCTTTAGGATAGGCCGGGTACCTGCAGGCAAAAGCGCCCTAGCTCACCGGCTCTGGTAACGGATTACCCGCACCCTTTCCAGGGTGATGAGCCCCTCCCGCACCATCCCCTCCAGCACGGGCAAGAAGGCCTGGATCTTCTCTTCGGTATCCACGATCTCCACCAGCACCGGAAGGTCTTGGGAAAGCTGCAGGATCTTGGCGGTGTGGATGCGGGAATGGGCCCCAAAGCCCATGAAGCCCTTGAGCACCGTGGCCCCGGCCAGGCCCGAGCGTTTGGCCTCCAGCACAATGGCCTCGTGGAGGGGCCGCCCCTCGTGGCGGTCGGACTCGCCGATAAACACCCGGAGGAGAAGGGCCTCGCCTTCCAGCTTCATGCCCCTAGGCTACCAGCGCCCCCCCGAGCCGGTAGCCCAGGAGGACCAGGAAGAGGCCCAGGGCCAGGCTGGCCCCCACGTAGAAAAGGGCCTGGACCACCTCCCCTTCCTGCAGAAGGGCGAGGGTTTCGTAGCTGAAGGTGGAGAAGGTGGTAAACCCTCCCAGGAGCCCCACGGCCAGGAAAAGCCGGGCCTCGCCGGAAAGGGCCCCCTCGAGGGAAAGGCGGACCACCACCCCGATGAGGAAACTCCCCAGGGCGTTGACGAGAAGGGTGCTGTAGGGGAAACCGGGTCCGGTCAGGCCCTGCACCCAGGCCCCTAGGCCATAGCGCAATAGGGAGCCCAAAGCCCCGCCCAAGGCCACCAGGAGGTAGCGTTCCACCCCCAAAGTATAGTGAGGCCATGAAACCCAAGACCTTCTCCCCCATCCTCACGGCCAAGGGGGTGCGCCTGGCCATCGCCGTGGGCCGCTTCAACGAGCGGGTGACCAAGCTCCTTTTGGAGGGGGCCCTCGAGGCCTACGCCCGGCTGGGGGGGGACCCTGCCGAGGTCCTGGTGGCCTGGGTGCCGGGTTCCTTTGAGCTCCCCCTTATCGCCAAGCGCTTGGCCCAGAGGGCCGACGTGGATGCGGTGGTGGCCCTGGGGGCCGTGGTCCGGGGGGAAACCCCCCACTTTGAACACGTGGCGGGGCAGGCAGCCAGCGGCCTCATGCAGGCCATGCTGCAGACGGAAAAGCCCATCGTCTTCGGGGTTCTCACCACCAACACCCCGGAGGAAGCCCAGGAAAGGGCCGGGGGCAAGGCGGGGAACAAGGGGGCGGAGGCGGTCTTCACCGCCATTGAGATGGTGCGCCTCTTGGAGGCTATTTCCCGGTGAAAAAGGCCCGGGCGTAGCGCAGGTGCAGGTAGAGGAAGCACCCCAAACAGAAGCCGAAGGCCAGGTTGACCAAGGCCAGGAGGGCCACCAGCAGGGCCAGGCCGTAGCCCAGACCCTTTAGGCCGAGCAGGAGGCAAAGGGAGGCCAACCCCAGGAAAACCGCCCCCAGGCTCCGGGCGAAGCGGTGGGGCCTTGGGTCCTCTTCGGCCAGCCTTGGGGGTACCTGGAGGAGCCGCTTCAGGGCCACCATCAGGTCCCAAGGGGTGTGCTGGCTCAGCATGAGGAGGAAGAGCAGGTAGACGAGAAGGGGAAGGTCCAGAAGGGCCGCCAGGGGGAGAAGAAGGGTCAGGAGGGCCTGGTTGAAGCGGAGCTGGTTCCGGTCCGTCCTCATGGCCCCACTATACATATGAGCCTATGAAGCATAGGGGTAAGGTGCACACTCGGGCCAGGACAGGGGAGAATGAGGGCATGGTCCCCCTGCTCACCACCCCCCTTCCCGTCCCCCACGGCTTCACCACCCGGGAGGGTGGGGTTTCCCAAGGGCCCTTCGCCAGCCTGAACCTCTCCCCGGCCACCGGGGATGACCCCGAACGGGTAGCGGAGAACCAGCGCCGGGTCCTGGAGGCCTTCGGCCACCCTCCGGTGGCCGCCTTGAAGCAGGTGCACGGCACCCAGGTGCACCGGGTGACGGGCCCGGGGACCTGGGAGGGGGATGGCCTCCTCACCCAGACCCCAGGCCTCCTCCTCCGGGTAGGGGTGGCGGACTGCTACCCCGTGCTCCTCTACCATCCCCAAGGGGCCGTGGCCGCCCTCCACGCGGGCTGGCGGGGGGTGGTGGGGGGGATCCTGCCCCGGGCCCTGGAACTGCTGGCCGGGCTGGGCCTGGACCCCCAGGAGGCCCACCTGGCCCTGGGCCCGGGCATCGGGGGGTGCTGCTACCAGGTGGGGGAGGAGGTGGCGGCCCGCTTCGCCGAGGCGGGCCTTTCCACCTTCGCCCAAGACCCTAAGGCCCCGGGCAGGTACCTCCTGGACCTAGAAGGGGCCCTCCTCCTCCAGGCGCAAAGGTGGGGGATCCCCAGGGAACGGATCCACCGGGTGGGCCTTTGCACCCGCTGCACCCCCACCCTCTTCTCCCACCGCCGCGATCGGGGGCGGACGGGGCGGATGTGGGGGCTGGTCATGCTCCCCCCGCGTTAAGGGAGGGTTCACCCCGGCGTGGCACAATGAGGCCATGCTCTTCCCCCGGGCCGTCCTTCCCTCCCTCCTCCACCTCACCCCAGCCTGGCTGCGGGCGCGGGGCCTCCAAGGGGTGATCCTGGACCTGGACAACACCCTCCTCCCTTACGGGGAGGAAGACCCCCCTCCCCCCTACCGGGCCTGGCTGGAGGACCTCAAGGCCGAGGTGCCCATCTACCTCCTCTCCAACGCCCTCCCCGAGCGCTTCGCCCGGGTGCAGGGAAGGCTTGGCCTCCCGGGCCACGCCCCGGCCCTCAAGCCGTGGCTGGGCTTCCGCAAGGCCCTGAGGGCCCTGGGCCTCCCCGCCCGGGAGGTGGCGGTGGTGGGGGACCAGGTCTTCACCGACGTCCTGGGGGGCAACCTGGTGGGGGCCTACACCGTGCTGGTGCCGCCCTTGCGGGAAAAGGAATTCTTTTACACGCGTTTCATACGGATGCTGGAGACTCCGTTTAGGAAACCCTGGGGAGGGTCGGCATGAGCGTGCTCACCATTGGCGACAAACGGCTGGGGGCCATCCTTTTGGACGCCGGGCTCCTCACGGACGAGGAGCTGCAGATGGCCCTGGAGAAGCACCGGGAAGTGGGGGGAAGCCTGGCCGAGGTGATCGTGGACTCGGGCCTCCTTTCGGAAAGGCGCATCGCCCAGGCCATTGAGGACCACTTCGGCATCCCCCTGGTGGAGCTGCACACCCTGGAGATCCCCCCCAAGGTCAAGGCCCTGCTTCCGGCGGAGAAGGCCAAGGAGCTCCAGGCCATCCCCTTCGCCCTGGACGAGGAGGCCGGGGTGGTGCGGGTGGCCTTCGTCAACCCCTTGGACACCCTGAGCCTCGAGGAGGTGGAGGACCTCACCGGGTTGGTGGTGGAGCCCTACCAGGCCACCCGCAGCTCCTTCCTCTACGCCCTGGCCAAGGGGTACCCGGAGCTCAACCTCCCCCTGCCCCCCTTACCCACAGGCCCCACGCAAGGGGAGCTGAAACTGGGCGAGCTCCTTCTGGAAAAGG encodes:
- a CDS encoding histidinol-phosphatase HisJ family protein, with the translated sequence MVDSHVHTPLCGHAEGAPGEYLFQAQKQGLKGLVFTDHSPMPPWYDPGSRMGLAELPFYLLALERVRETHPEVYVGIGLEADFHPGTEDFVRTLLRSYPLDYVIGSVHYLGAWPLDHPDHQGEYAWRDLKEVYRAYFREVAKAAQSGLFHAIGHLDLPKKFGHRLEEEALLELAEPALQAVAEAGLFLDVNTAGLRNPAQEVYPAPVLLQRARELGIGVVLGSDAHRPEQVGFAFREASALLRRLGYREAHYFQEGKPRAYPLSRAP
- a CDS encoding DUF190 domain-containing protein, encoding MKLEGEALLLRVFIGESDRHEGRPLHEAIVLEAKRSGLAGATVLKGFMGFGAHSRIHTAKILQLSQDLPVLVEIVDTEEKIQAFLPVLEGMVREGLITLERVRVIRYQSR
- a CDS encoding sulfite oxidase-like oxidoreductase; the protein is MDRVPPGQILTQRFPILTYGEEPRVSPETWRLEVRGLVEAPLVLGYADLLALPQVEVVRDFHCVTRWSRLDVAWKGVQARVLLERARPRPEAVAVLVHSYGGYTTNLLLEDLLREDVLLAHTLFGRPLPPERGGPVRLLVPHLYAWKSAKWVQAIELLDHLELGFWERLGYHWRGDPWREERFQEGPIPAASLRFRSKKT
- the crcB gene encoding fluoride efflux transporter CrcB, which gives rise to MERYLLVALGGALGSLLRYGLGAWVQGLTGPGFPYSTLLVNALGSFLIGVVVRLSLEGALSGEARLFLAVGLLGGFTTFSTFSYETLALLQEGEVVQALFYVGASLALGLFLVLLGYRLGGALVA
- the metF gene encoding methylenetetrahydrofolate reductase [NAD(P)H]; protein product: MKIRDLLRAGRGPLFSFEFFPPKTPEGEEALFRTMGELKAFRPAFVSITYGAMGSTRERSVAWAERIRRLGLLPLAHLTVAGQSRKEVEGVLERFVAVGVENLLALRGDPPQGERVFRPHPQGFRYAAELVAFIRQRYGEGVSVGGAAYPEGHPESESLEADLRHFKAKVEAGLDFAITQLFFNNAHYFGFLERARRVGIGIPILPGIMPITSYPQLRRFTEVCGASIPGPLLSQLERHQNDPQVILEIGVEHAARQVAELLQAGVEGVHFYTLNKSPATRMVLERLGFRAAP
- a CDS encoding DUF4395 family protein — translated: MRTDRNQLRFNQALLTLLLPLAALLDLPLLVYLLFLLMLSQHTPWDLMVALKRLLQVPPRLAEEDPRPHRFARSLGAVFLGLASLCLLLGLKGLGYGLALLVALLALVNLAFGFCLGCFLYLHLRYARAFFTGK
- the pgeF gene encoding peptidoglycan editing factor PgeF; protein product: MVPLLTTPLPVPHGFTTREGGVSQGPFASLNLSPATGDDPERVAENQRRVLEAFGHPPVAALKQVHGTQVHRVTGPGTWEGDGLLTQTPGLLLRVGVADCYPVLLYHPQGAVAALHAGWRGVVGGILPRALELLAGLGLDPQEAHLALGPGIGGCCYQVGEEVAARFAEAGLSTFAQDPKAPGRYLLDLEGALLLQAQRWGIPRERIHRVGLCTRCTPTLFSHRRDRGRTGRMWGLVMLPPR
- the tuf gene encoding elongation factor Tu; its protein translation is MAKGEFIRTKPHVNVGTIGHVDHGKTTLTAALTFVAAAENPNVEVKDYGEIDKAPEERARGITINTAHVEYETAARHYSHVDCPGHADYIKNMITGAAQMDGAILVVSAADGPMPQTREHILLARQVGVPYIVVFMNKVDMVDDPELLDLVEMEVRDLLNQYEFPGDEVPVIRGSALLALEQMHKNPQTKRGENEWVDRIWELLDAIDRYIPTPQRDVDKPFLMPVEDVFTITGRGTVATGRIERGKVKVGDEVEIVGLAPETRKTVVTGVEMHRKTLQEGIAGDNVGLLLRGVGRDEVERGQVLAKPGSITPHTKFEASVYILKKEEGGRHTGFFTGYRPQFYFRTTDVTGVVELPQGVEMVMPGDNVTFVVELIKPVALEEGLRFAIREGGRTVGAGVVTKILE
- a CDS encoding YqeG family HAD IIIA-type phosphatase, whose translation is MLFPRAVLPSLLHLTPAWLRARGLQGVILDLDNTLLPYGEEDPPPPYRAWLEDLKAEVPIYLLSNALPERFARVQGRLGLPGHAPALKPWLGFRKALRALGLPAREVAVVGDQVFTDVLGGNLVGAYTVLVPPLREKEFFYTRFIRMLETPFRKPWGGSA
- a CDS encoding MBL fold metallo-hydrolase — protein: MRIVPFGAAREVTGSCHLLLAEGRQVLLDCGMFQGREEGKNQEPFGFQPSRLAAVVLSHAHLDHVGRLPKLFREGYRGPVYATRATALLMRIVLEDALKVMEEPFFDEEDLETLFRHLKPLEYGEWLRLGDLTLSLGQAGHLPGSAFVVVHGEGKTLVYSGDLGNRQKQVLPDPSLPPKADLVLSEGTYGDRPHRPFPETVAEFLGILGHTLAQGGKAFIPTFAVERAQEILYVLYQHGHRLPRAPIYLDSPMAERVLELYPHLVRYFSEEVQLYFLQGKNPFRPPGLQVVESAEVSRALTREEGPMVVLAGSGMLTGGRILHHLKHGLADPKNALIFVGYQPRGGLGAEIIARPERVRLLGQEVPLRASVHTLGGFSGHAGQDELLAWLEGQPRVVLVHGEEEKLQGLGALLASRGQEASLATFGEGVEV
- the rpmG gene encoding 50S ribosomal protein L33; amino-acid sequence: MASEVRIKILLECTECKRRNYATEKNKRNTTSKLELKKYCPWCDKHTAHREVKV
- a CDS encoding nicotinamidase, whose translation is MVEVPEIPKAASLELPAKETALIVVDMQNDFAHPQGALFVPEAPKSVPAIRLLLERARGAGVRVVYTQDWHREDDPEFQIWPRHAVAGTWGAEILEELRPEPGDLVVQKVRYDAFYGTPLDHYLHLWGVKHLVVTGTVANICVLHTAGSAALRWYSVVLPEDATSALTPFDLQAALRQITFLYQGKVTRAEGVRFV
- the ribH gene encoding 6,7-dimethyl-8-ribityllumazine synthase, which codes for MKPKTFSPILTAKGVRLAIAVGRFNERVTKLLLEGALEAYARLGGDPAEVLVAWVPGSFELPLIAKRLAQRADVDAVVALGAVVRGETPHFEHVAGQAASGLMQAMLQTEKPIVFGVLTTNTPEEAQERAGGKAGNKGAEAVFTAIEMVRLLEAISR